In one Mesorhizobium australicum genomic region, the following are encoded:
- the kdpA gene encoding potassium-transporting ATPase subunit KdpA gives MLQAILFVVLILGVTALISWPLGRYMRWAMDPSESAGEARRFTSLFQSIGGALTRDGQDWKRYALSLLTFNVVMFVVTFSILALQQYLPLNPDAKEALDPSLIFNTAASFTTNTNLQHYSGEVSLSYLAQLAALMWLQFVSAAVGIAVLAALARGLAGRKLGNFFVDVQRATFLVLLPVAFVVALLLVATGVPMTFNGSVVATTLEGVQQTIARGPVAAFVSIKQLGTNGGGFFGPNSTHPLENPTFWSNVIETVAIILIPMACVWMFGRIIGRMRHAGVLFAVMLLLMGARIVGAVAFETAPTQAFASLPITQDVGNLEGKELRFGASAGPLWAVLTTSTSNGSVNAMHDSLNPLTGLMPMIGMWLNEDFGGVGVGMVNMFLYIIVGVFIAGMMIGRTPEYLGWRVEAREVKFAMLGLLAHGFFILVGTAIFAATPWGAATLNNIGPHGFSEILYEFSSATANNGSGFEGLGDATPAWNIATGAVMLLARFIPIILPLAIVGSLSAKRRATESSGTLSVEDGTFAGMLTATVVIVGALTFFPAATLGPIAEHVISMN, from the coding sequence ATGCTGCAAGCCATACTTTTCGTCGTTCTCATCCTCGGCGTCACCGCGCTGATCTCCTGGCCACTCGGGCGCTACATGCGCTGGGCGATGGATCCCTCGGAGTCCGCGGGTGAGGCCAGGCGTTTCACCTCGCTCTTCCAGTCGATCGGCGGCGCGCTCACGCGGGACGGCCAGGACTGGAAGCGCTACGCCCTGTCCCTGCTGACGTTCAATGTGGTGATGTTCGTCGTCACCTTCTCGATCCTTGCGCTGCAGCAGTACCTGCCGCTGAATCCGGACGCCAAGGAAGCGCTCGACCCCAGCCTGATCTTCAACACGGCGGCATCGTTCACGACCAACACCAACCTGCAGCACTATTCCGGCGAGGTCTCGCTGAGTTATCTCGCCCAGCTCGCGGCGCTGATGTGGCTGCAGTTCGTGTCGGCAGCCGTCGGCATCGCCGTGCTCGCGGCGCTTGCCCGCGGGCTGGCCGGCCGCAAGCTCGGCAACTTCTTCGTGGACGTGCAGCGGGCGACGTTCCTCGTCCTGCTTCCGGTCGCCTTCGTGGTCGCCCTGCTGCTGGTCGCCACCGGCGTGCCGATGACCTTCAACGGCTCGGTCGTCGCGACTACGCTCGAGGGCGTGCAGCAGACGATCGCCCGCGGTCCGGTGGCGGCCTTCGTGTCGATCAAGCAGCTTGGAACCAATGGCGGCGGCTTCTTCGGCCCGAACAGCACACATCCGCTCGAGAACCCGACCTTCTGGTCGAACGTGATCGAGACCGTCGCGATCATCCTCATCCCGATGGCCTGCGTCTGGATGTTCGGCCGCATCATCGGCCGCATGAGGCATGCCGGCGTCCTGTTCGCCGTGATGCTTCTGCTGATGGGCGCGCGCATCGTCGGTGCGGTGGCCTTCGAGACGGCGCCCACCCAGGCCTTCGCCTCGCTGCCGATCACGCAGGACGTTGGAAACCTCGAAGGCAAGGAACTGCGCTTCGGAGCCTCCGCTGGCCCGCTCTGGGCGGTGCTGACGACCTCCACCAGCAACGGCTCGGTCAACGCGATGCACGACAGCCTGAATCCGCTCACGGGCCTGATGCCGATGATCGGCATGTGGCTGAACGAGGACTTCGGCGGCGTCGGCGTCGGCATGGTGAACATGTTTCTCTACATCATCGTCGGCGTCTTCATCGCCGGCATGATGATCGGGCGCACGCCGGAATATCTCGGCTGGCGGGTCGAGGCGCGCGAGGTGAAGTTTGCCATGCTGGGCCTTCTGGCGCACGGCTTCTTCATCCTCGTCGGCACGGCGATCTTCGCCGCGACGCCATGGGGTGCGGCGACGCTGAACAATATCGGGCCGCACGGCTTCAGCGAGATCCTTTACGAGTTCTCGTCGGCGACGGCGAACAACGGCTCCGGTTTCGAGGGTCTCGGCGACGCCACGCCGGCATGGAACATCGCCACCGGCGCCGTCATGCTGCTTGCCCGGTTCATCCCGATCATCCTGCCCCTGGCGATCGTCGGGTCGCTCTCCGCCAAGCGGCGCGCGACCGAATCGAGCGGCACGCTCTCGGTGGAGGACGGCACCTTCGCCGGCATGCTGACGGCCACCGTGGTGATCGTCGGCGCGCTGACCTTCTTTCCCGCGGCGACGCTCGGCCCCATCGCCGAACACGTCATCTCCATGAACTGA
- a CDS encoding potassium-transporting ATPase subunit C: MDSLLASIRIGVATMAICAGVYTAAVWGVAQALTPATAEGSLVAKPDGTVIGSSQIAQAFTQPGYFWPRPSAVSYNAAGAGGSNKSPTGPDLAARAAETVAAYGATPANPLPAELAAASGAGLDPHITERGALYQVPRVAQARGVPAAQIEAMIRDRAFAPGGFVTPDRIVNVLELNLALDGMSGKQ, encoded by the coding sequence ATGGACTCCCTCCTCGCAAGCATCCGCATCGGCGTGGCGACCATGGCGATCTGCGCCGGCGTCTACACGGCCGCGGTCTGGGGCGTGGCGCAGGCGCTCACCCCGGCCACCGCCGAAGGCTCGCTCGTCGCCAAGCCGGACGGCACGGTGATCGGCAGCAGCCAGATCGCCCAGGCATTTACGCAGCCGGGCTATTTCTGGCCGCGCCCGTCGGCGGTTTCGTACAACGCGGCCGGCGCCGGCGGCTCGAACAAGTCGCCGACCGGCCCCGACCTTGCCGCGCGCGCGGCCGAGACGGTGGCCGCCTATGGCGCGACGCCCGCCAATCCGCTGCCGGCCGAGCTCGCAGCTGCGTCGGGCGCCGGGCTCGACCCGCACATCACCGAACGGGGCGCGCTCTATCAGGTGCCGCGCGTCGCGCAGGCGCGCGGCGTCCCGGCGGCGCAGATCGAGGCCATGATCCGCGACCGTGCCTTTGCGCCGGGCGGTTTCGTCACGCCCGACCGCATCGTCAACGTGCTGGAGCTCAACCTGGCCCTCGATGGCATGTCAGGGAAGCAATAG
- a CDS encoding sensor histidine kinase → MSRDDLRDDDKRPSPDALLEKAEQEMRGRLKIFFGAAPGVGKTYEMLMSGRARKSDGVDVVIGVVETHGRKETLALVEGFEVIPRAGISYKGQRLEEMDLDAILERRPQLVLVDELAHTNAPGSRHPKRYLDVLELLDRGIDVYTTLNVQHVESLNDVIAQITRIKVRETVPDSVIDRADDVEIIDLTPDDLIKRLHEGKVYLPKTAKRAIENYFSPGNLTALRELALRRTAQRVDEQLLSHMQAHAIHGPWAAGERVLVCVDESARGAALVRYARRQADRLRAPWAALYIESPHAAALSEADKDRVAANLRLAEQLGGDAITLPGQDIAGEILRYAAANNYSHVIIGRSDKPRWREVFEGSVSHDLIRHAGDISVHVISGKEREALPARGVAPVDARRPPSLRPYVFSLAYVGIAAAFGMLLSRTLDVRNIALVFLMAVLTSAATAGLWPALFASVVGALAFNFLFLDPRYTFTISDPESVIAFGFFLGAAVIASNLTARVHRQAAAARLRARTTEDLYLFSKKLAGTGTLDDVLWATAHQIAAMLKVRVVILLPEGDTIAVKAGYPPDDTLVDADIAAARWAWEHNRPAGRGADTLPGARRLYLPLRTGRTAVGVIGLDNDRQGPLLTPEQQRLFDALADQAAVAIERIQLVADVDKARLAAEADKLRSALLTSISHDLKTPLAAIMGAAGTMRDYSAISETDRADLLATIVDESERLNRFIANLLDMTRLESGATEPNTSLHYVGDIVGSALRRAEKIMAGHRTEIDIPRDLPMLRIDPVLFEQVLFNLLDNAAKYAPSGSTVLIRARTDDGSVVLDVLDEGPGIPPQDLERVFDTFYRVRKTDHVRAGTGLGLPICRGFVEAMGGTISAANRRDRSGAVFTIRLPLPATAGPEETK, encoded by the coding sequence ATGAGCCGCGACGACCTGCGAGACGACGACAAACGGCCTTCCCCGGACGCGCTTCTGGAGAAGGCGGAGCAGGAGATGCGCGGCCGCCTGAAGATCTTCTTCGGCGCAGCGCCCGGCGTCGGCAAGACCTACGAGATGCTGATGTCCGGCCGGGCGCGCAAGTCCGACGGCGTGGACGTGGTGATCGGGGTCGTGGAGACGCACGGGCGCAAGGAGACGCTGGCCCTGGTCGAAGGGTTCGAGGTGATCCCGCGCGCCGGGATCTCCTACAAGGGGCAGCGGCTCGAGGAGATGGACCTCGACGCGATCCTGGAGCGGCGGCCGCAACTCGTGCTCGTCGACGAGCTGGCGCACACCAATGCGCCGGGCAGCCGCCATCCGAAGCGCTATCTCGACGTGCTGGAACTGCTCGACCGGGGCATCGACGTCTACACAACCCTCAACGTGCAGCATGTCGAGAGCCTGAACGACGTCATCGCGCAGATCACCCGGATCAAGGTGCGCGAAACGGTGCCGGATTCGGTGATCGACAGAGCCGACGACGTCGAGATCATCGACCTCACGCCGGACGACCTGATCAAGCGGCTGCACGAGGGCAAGGTCTACCTGCCCAAGACCGCCAAGCGGGCGATCGAGAACTATTTCTCGCCGGGCAACCTCACCGCGCTGCGCGAACTCGCGCTGCGGCGTACCGCACAGCGGGTCGACGAGCAGCTGCTGTCCCACATGCAGGCTCACGCCATCCACGGTCCGTGGGCGGCCGGGGAGCGGGTGCTCGTCTGTGTGGACGAGAGCGCGCGTGGCGCCGCACTCGTGCGCTATGCCCGGCGGCAGGCCGACCGGCTGCGCGCGCCCTGGGCGGCACTCTACATCGAATCGCCGCACGCGGCCGCCCTGTCGGAGGCCGACAAGGACCGCGTCGCGGCAAATCTGAGGCTGGCCGAACAGCTTGGCGGCGACGCGATCACGCTGCCCGGCCAGGACATCGCCGGCGAGATCCTGCGCTACGCGGCGGCCAACAATTACAGCCATGTGATCATCGGCAGGTCCGACAAGCCGCGCTGGCGCGAGGTCTTCGAAGGTTCGGTGTCGCATGACCTCATCCGCCATGCGGGCGACATCAGCGTGCACGTCATCTCGGGCAAGGAGCGCGAGGCGCTGCCGGCGCGCGGGGTGGCGCCGGTCGACGCTCGGCGGCCGCCGAGCTTGCGGCCCTATGTCTTCAGCCTGGCCTATGTCGGGATCGCGGCGGCCTTCGGCATGCTGCTCTCCAGAACGCTGGACGTGCGCAACATCGCGCTCGTCTTCCTGATGGCGGTGTTGACCTCGGCGGCGACGGCGGGCCTGTGGCCAGCGCTGTTCGCCTCTGTCGTGGGCGCGCTCGCCTTCAATTTCCTCTTCCTCGACCCGCGCTACACGTTCACGATCAGCGACCCCGAAAGCGTCATCGCCTTCGGCTTCTTCCTGGGTGCGGCGGTGATCGCCAGCAACCTGACCGCGCGCGTGCACCGGCAGGCAGCGGCGGCGCGGCTGCGGGCACGGACGACGGAGGACCTTTACCTCTTTTCGAAGAAGCTCGCCGGCACCGGCACGCTGGACGACGTGCTGTGGGCCACGGCGCATCAGATCGCGGCCATGCTGAAGGTTCGCGTCGTCATCCTGCTTCCCGAGGGCGACACGATCGCGGTCAAGGCGGGCTATCCGCCCGACGACACGCTGGTCGACGCGGACATCGCGGCCGCCCGCTGGGCGTGGGAGCACAACCGCCCGGCCGGGCGCGGGGCGGACACGCTGCCGGGCGCCAGGCGTCTCTATCTTCCGCTCAGGACAGGGCGCACCGCCGTCGGCGTGATCGGCCTCGACAACGACCGGCAGGGGCCGCTGCTGACGCCCGAGCAGCAGCGCCTGTTCGATGCGCTGGCCGACCAGGCGGCAGTGGCGATCGAGCGCATCCAGCTCGTCGCCGACGTCGACAAGGCGAGGCTCGCCGCGGAAGCCGACAAGCTGCGCTCGGCGCTGCTCACATCGATCTCGCATGACCTGAAGACGCCGCTGGCGGCGATCATGGGAGCGGCCGGCACGATGAGGGACTATTCGGCGATCTCGGAAACCGACCGCGCAGATCTGCTGGCGACGATCGTGGACGAGTCCGAGCGGCTGAACCGCTTCATCGCCAACCTGCTGGACATGACGCGCCTGGAGAGCGGGGCGACGGAGCCGAATACATCGCTCCATTATGTCGGCGACATCGTCGGCAGCGCGCTGCGCCGGGCGGAGAAGATCATGGCCGGGCACAGGACGGAAATCGACATCCCGCGCGATCTGCCGATGCTGCGGATCGACCCGGTTCTGTTCGAGCAAGTGCTGTTCAACCTGCTGGACAATGCAGCGAAATACGCGCCTTCCGGGTCCACGGTGCTCATCCGGGCGCGGACGGACGACGGATCGGTCGTCCTCGACGTGCTCGATGAAGGGCCGGGTATCCCGCCACAGGACCTGGAGCGTGTCTTCGATACCTTCTACCGTGTGCGCAAGACGGACCACGTGCGCGCCGGCACCGGGCTCGGCCTGCCCATCTGCCGCGGCTTCGTCGAGGCGATGGGCGGCACGATCTCGGCCGCCAACAGGCGCGACAGGTCGGGCGCGGTGTTCACCATCAGGCTGCCGCTGCCGGCGACGGCCGGCCCGGAGGAGACCAAATGA
- a CDS encoding response regulator transcription factor: MSISAVTILVVDDEPPIRKLLRVGLTSEGYAVVEASNARTAIESVAHERPDLILLDLGLPDMSGHDLLARWRGEGIELPVVILSSRTDENGIVRALEQGADDYVTKPFGMKELAARIRVALRHRLQQQGERPVFHTGELSVDLVKRIVKVAGKDVKLSPKEYDILRILVQHAGKVITHQHLLHQVWGGSADVQYLRVYVRQLRQKIERSPDDPYYITTETGVGYRLREADPEQPVGPAG, translated from the coding sequence ATGAGCATTTCGGCCGTGACGATCCTGGTCGTCGACGACGAACCGCCGATCCGCAAGCTCCTGCGCGTCGGCCTGACAAGCGAAGGCTATGCGGTCGTCGAGGCATCGAACGCGCGAACGGCGATCGAGAGCGTCGCACACGAGCGGCCGGATCTGATCCTGCTCGATCTCGGCCTGCCGGACATGTCGGGTCACGACCTCCTGGCGAGATGGCGCGGCGAGGGGATCGAGCTGCCGGTCGTCATCCTGTCCAGTCGAACCGACGAGAACGGCATCGTGCGGGCGCTGGAGCAGGGCGCGGACGACTACGTCACCAAGCCGTTCGGCATGAAGGAACTGGCGGCGCGCATCCGCGTCGCGCTGCGCCACCGGCTCCAGCAGCAGGGAGAGCGGCCGGTGTTCCACACCGGCGAGCTCTCGGTCGACCTGGTCAAGCGCATCGTCAAGGTGGCGGGCAAGGACGTGAAACTGTCGCCGAAGGAATACGACATCCTGCGCATCCTCGTGCAGCATGCGGGCAAGGTGATCACCCACCAGCATCTCCTGCACCAGGTGTGGGGGGGCTCCGCCGACGTGCAGTACCTGCGCGTCTATGTGCGCCAGCTTCGGCAGAAGATCGAGCGCAGCCCGGACGATCCGTACTACATCACGACCGAGACCGGCGTCGGCTACAGGCTGCGGGAAGCCGACCCCGAGCAGCCGGTGGGACCGGCCGGCTGA
- a CDS encoding PTS sugar transporter subunit IIA has protein sequence MMISQCIRPAHAVLDLDAGSKTDLLKALAEKAGQHLNVASDDIFAALASRERVGSTGIGEGVAIPHAPVAGVTQPFGMVARLAEPIDFDAIDEMPVDIVCLVLTPPEKVATCLNLLSRIARQFRAPGVLDRARAARRPEELYAALTRDDH, from the coding sequence ATGATGATCTCGCAATGCATCAGGCCGGCCCATGCCGTGCTTGATCTGGACGCCGGCTCGAAGACGGACCTGCTCAAGGCGCTGGCGGAAAAGGCAGGGCAACACCTCAACGTCGCAAGCGACGACATATTCGCCGCGCTGGCGTCGCGCGAAAGGGTCGGCTCGACGGGTATCGGCGAGGGCGTTGCCATACCGCATGCGCCCGTCGCCGGCGTGACGCAGCCCTTTGGGATGGTGGCACGGCTCGCCGAGCCGATCGACTTCGACGCCATCGACGAGATGCCGGTCGACATCGTCTGCCTCGTGCTGACCCCGCCCGAGAAGGTAGCGACCTGCCTGAACCTCCTGTCGCGGATCGCAAGGCAGTTCAGGGCGCCGGGCGTGCTGGACAGGGCGCGCGCGGCGAGACGTCCCGAAGAGCTCTACGCAGCGCTCACCCGGGACGACCATTGA
- a CDS encoding lysozyme inhibitor LprI family protein: protein MLRRTALASILLLAAAWPAAAQDTYAAADAELNRLYQKIESRLINDHATKQQLIKAQRAWVAFRDAECAFSASGVEGGSVYREVLEACLSDLTKVRIGNFNGYLSCQEGDMACPVPAN, encoded by the coding sequence ATGCTTCGGCGCACGGCTCTTGCATCCATCCTCCTCCTGGCCGCCGCGTGGCCGGCTGCCGCCCAGGACACCTACGCCGCCGCGGATGCGGAGCTGAACAGGCTCTACCAGAAGATCGAATCCCGCCTGATCAACGACCACGCGACGAAGCAGCAGCTGATCAAGGCCCAGCGCGCCTGGGTTGCCTTCCGCGACGCCGAATGCGCCTTCTCGGCCTCCGGCGTGGAAGGCGGCAGCGTTTATCGCGAAGTGCTTGAGGCTTGCCTCAGCGACCTGACCAAGGTCCGCATCGGCAATTTCAACGGCTATCTGAGCTGCCAGGAAGGCGACATGGCCTGCCCGGTCCCCGCGAACTGA
- a CDS encoding 3-hydroxybenzoate 6-monooxygenase — MLPIIVAGGGIGGIAVALGLARKGIRTLVLEQAAELGEIGAGIQIAPNAFHCFDRLGIGDQARSEAVFVDRLRLMDGLTGEEIVHIPLGDDFRRRFRNPYAVVHRADLHAALLAAARTSGLVEIRTSHRVERYEQDGSSVTVSCIGHEPIRGSALIGADGLRSPVRAQMLADGEPIVSGHTTYRSVIPVEQMPEDLRWNAATLWAGPKCHIVHYPLKGWKVFNLVVTYHNDVKEAVAGKPVSVEEVKRGFEHIHPRAQKIIEHGSNWKLWVLCDRDPVDRWVDGRVALLGDAAHPMLQYFAQGACMAMEDGVTLSELAAAHPGDIEKAFAAYQALRVPHTARVQLGSRAIGQYIYHPAGATALARNHVLRSWTPDEYYDRLEWLYGGSILPPAGPSAAGQTH; from the coding sequence ATGCTGCCGATCATTGTCGCGGGTGGAGGCATCGGCGGGATAGCCGTCGCGCTTGGGCTCGCCCGCAAGGGAATCCGCACGCTGGTGCTCGAACAGGCAGCCGAACTCGGCGAGATCGGCGCCGGAATCCAGATCGCGCCCAACGCTTTCCACTGCTTCGATAGACTGGGCATCGGCGACCAGGCGCGCTCGGAAGCGGTGTTCGTCGATCGCCTGCGTCTGATGGACGGCCTCACGGGCGAGGAGATCGTGCACATCCCGCTCGGCGACGACTTCCGCAGGCGCTTCCGTAATCCCTATGCCGTCGTCCACCGGGCGGACCTGCACGCGGCTCTGCTCGCCGCGGCGCGGACGAGCGGACTGGTCGAGATCAGGACCAGCCACAGGGTCGAACGCTACGAGCAGGACGGCTCGTCGGTGACGGTGTCCTGCATCGGCCATGAGCCCATCCGCGGCTCGGCGCTGATCGGCGCAGATGGCCTGCGCTCCCCGGTCCGCGCCCAGATGCTCGCCGACGGCGAGCCGATCGTCTCCGGCCACACGACCTACCGCTCGGTGATTCCGGTCGAGCAGATGCCCGAGGATCTGCGCTGGAATGCCGCGACGCTGTGGGCGGGGCCGAAGTGCCACATCGTCCACTATCCGCTGAAGGGCTGGAAGGTGTTCAACCTGGTCGTCACCTACCACAACGACGTGAAGGAGGCGGTGGCCGGAAAGCCAGTCTCGGTGGAGGAGGTGAAGCGCGGCTTCGAGCACATCCATCCGCGTGCGCAGAAGATCATCGAGCATGGTTCGAACTGGAAGCTGTGGGTGCTGTGCGACCGCGATCCGGTCGACCGCTGGGTCGACGGCCGCGTGGCGCTGCTGGGCGATGCGGCGCACCCGATGCTGCAGTATTTCGCGCAGGGCGCCTGCATGGCGATGGAGGACGGCGTGACGCTGTCCGAACTGGCGGCCGCCCATCCCGGCGACATCGAGAAGGCCTTCGCCGCCTATCAGGCGCTGCGCGTGCCGCACACGGCGCGCGTCCAGCTTGGCTCGCGGGCGATCGGCCAGTACATCTACCATCCGGCGGGCGCGACCGCCCTGGCGCGCAACCACGTGCTGCGCTCCTGGACGCCGGATGAATATTACGACCGCCTGGAATGGCTGTACGGCGGCTCGATCCTGCCGCCGGCCGGGCCATCGGCGGCCGGCCAGACGCATTGA
- a CDS encoding fumarylacetoacetate hydrolase family protein, with amino-acid sequence MSFVLEPQPTPSVAVHGEEARFPVRRIFCVGRNYEAHAREMGKDPTREAPFFFTKPADAVVDDGAVVPYPPLTKNLHHEAELVLAIGRSGFEVSEEDAWDLIWGYAIGNDLTRRDLQFEARDKGRPWDWGKSFDNSAVCGPIRKAGEIGHLEKGAIRLSVNGTVRQDADVADLIWSVPEIVSILSRAVRLLPGDLVYTGTPAGVGALVPGDVCVIEIDGLGKLTTTIGEPAK; translated from the coding sequence GTGAGTTTCGTCTTAGAGCCCCAACCGACGCCGAGCGTCGCAGTCCATGGCGAGGAAGCGCGCTTCCCGGTCCGGCGCATCTTCTGCGTCGGCCGCAACTACGAGGCGCATGCGCGCGAGATGGGCAAGGACCCCACCCGCGAGGCGCCGTTCTTCTTCACCAAGCCGGCCGATGCGGTCGTCGATGACGGCGCCGTCGTGCCCTATCCGCCGCTGACCAAAAACCTGCATCACGAGGCCGAGCTGGTTCTCGCGATCGGACGCTCCGGCTTCGAAGTGTCGGAGGAAGATGCCTGGGATCTGATCTGGGGCTATGCGATCGGCAACGACCTGACCCGCCGCGACCTGCAGTTCGAGGCGCGCGACAAGGGCAGGCCGTGGGACTGGGGCAAGTCTTTCGACAACTCGGCCGTCTGCGGACCGATCCGCAAGGCTGGCGAAATCGGACATCTCGAGAAGGGCGCGATCCGGCTGTCGGTCAACGGAACGGTGCGACAGGACGCGGACGTGGCGGATCTTATCTGGTCGGTGCCGGAGATCGTCTCGATCCTGTCCCGCGCGGTGCGGCTGCTTCCGGGCGATCTCGTCTATACCGGGACGCCGGCCGGCGTCGGTGCCTTGGTGCCGGGCGACGTCTGCGTGATCGAGATCGACGGGCTCGGCAAGCTGACGACGACGATCGGTGAGCCGGCAAAATGA
- the maiA gene encoding maleylacetoacetate isomerase: MTGLVLHNYFRSSTSTRLRAALNLKGLTYDYVAHHLRKGEHRSADYLALNPQGLVPALVLEDGTVLTQSLAIIEYLDETVPEPPLLPATAVDRARVRSLAYAIACEIHPVNNLRVLGYLKSAFGADDEASAVWFRHWVDETFVPLEKMLAGDPRTRRFCHGDTPGLADVCLYAQVLNNRRFKVDMTPYPTIGRIFDACAALPQFAQAAPENQPDAE; this comes from the coding sequence ATGACCGGTCTCGTCCTGCACAACTACTTCCGGTCCTCGACGTCGACGCGGCTGCGCGCCGCGCTCAACCTCAAGGGGCTGACATACGACTATGTCGCCCACCATTTGAGGAAAGGCGAGCATCGCAGCGCGGACTATCTCGCCCTCAACCCGCAGGGGCTGGTGCCGGCGCTGGTGCTGGAAGACGGAACGGTGCTGACCCAGTCGCTCGCGATTATCGAATATCTCGACGAGACGGTTCCCGAGCCGCCCCTGCTGCCCGCGACGGCCGTCGACCGGGCGCGGGTCAGGTCGCTCGCCTATGCGATCGCCTGCGAGATCCATCCGGTCAACAACCTGCGGGTGCTCGGCTATCTGAAGTCGGCCTTCGGAGCCGACGACGAGGCAAGCGCGGTCTGGTTCAGGCATTGGGTCGACGAGACCTTCGTTCCGCTGGAGAAGATGCTGGCCGGCGATCCGAGGACCCGACGCTTCTGCCATGGCGACACGCCCGGGCTGGCTGATGTGTGCCTCTACGCACAGGTGCTGAACAACCGGCGCTTCAAGGTCGACATGACGCCCTATCCGACGATCGGCCGCATCTTCGACGCATGCGCGGCGTTGCCGCAATTCGCGCAGGCCGCGCCCGAGAACCAGCCCGACGCGGAGTGA
- a CDS encoding MarR family winged helix-turn-helix transcriptional regulator has translation MAKQAGEPNNDDVAASEDSFLAMPGHLLRRCHQIGVAVFLDECRAFDLTPLQFSVLSALDGFGAMDQARLGGVTALDRTTIIVVLTKLEERGLVTRVPSKKDKRAKIVAITEAGRRTLADVLPSALEAQKRMLGPLNGREQAQLLTLLRKMAEGNNSLSRAPHKLP, from the coding sequence ATGGCGAAGCAGGCGGGTGAACCCAACAACGACGATGTCGCGGCCAGCGAGGATAGCTTCCTCGCCATGCCCGGCCACCTGCTGCGGCGCTGCCACCAGATCGGCGTGGCGGTCTTCCTCGACGAATGCCGCGCGTTCGACCTCACACCTCTGCAATTCAGCGTGCTGTCGGCACTGGACGGGTTCGGTGCGATGGACCAGGCGCGGCTGGGCGGCGTCACGGCGCTGGATCGCACGACGATCATCGTCGTGCTGACGAAGCTGGAAGAGCGGGGTCTCGTGACGCGCGTGCCGTCGAAGAAGGACAAACGCGCCAAGATCGTCGCCATCACCGAAGCGGGACGACGCACCCTGGCGGATGTGCTGCCGAGCGCGCTCGAGGCGCAGAAGCGCATGCTCGGGCCCCTGAACGGTCGCGAGCAGGCACAATTGCTTACGCTGCTGCGGAAGATGGCCGAGGGCAACAACAGCCTGAGCCGCGCGCCGCACAAGCTGCCCTAG
- a CDS encoding cupin domain-containing protein, translated as MNDAGHSNVMRPEDTPELRQLYADFEAEHLKPLWTQIDDLMPVVPNPKAVPHIWKWSKLFPLAERSGDLVPVGRGGERRAIGLANPGLGGKAYISPTLWAAIQYLGPRETAPEHRHAQNAFRFVVEGEGVWTVVNGDPVRMSRGDLLLTPGWHFHGHHNDTDKPMAWIDGLDIPFSYQNDVGFFEFGSDRVTDYATPRFSRGERLWAHPGLRPLSELKDTVSSPLGAYRWEFTDRALTEQLLLEDEGQPATVEQGHAAVRYVNPTTGGDVMPTIRAEFHRLRAGASTPPRREVGSSVFQVFEGKGSVLLNRTETKLDKGDLFVVPSWVAWSLQAETQFDLFRFSDAPVMERLGFARTQVEEAAR; from the coding sequence ATGAACGACGCGGGCCATAGCAATGTGATGAGGCCGGAGGACACTCCGGAACTGCGCCAGCTCTATGCCGACTTCGAGGCCGAGCACCTGAAGCCGCTCTGGACGCAGATCGACGACCTGATGCCGGTGGTGCCCAATCCCAAGGCCGTCCCGCATATCTGGAAGTGGTCGAAGCTGTTCCCGTTGGCGGAGCGTTCCGGCGATCTTGTGCCGGTCGGGCGGGGCGGCGAGCGGAGGGCGATCGGCCTCGCCAATCCGGGGCTGGGCGGAAAGGCCTACATCAGCCCGACGCTGTGGGCGGCGATCCAGTATCTCGGCCCGCGCGAGACCGCGCCCGAACATCGCCACGCGCAGAACGCTTTCCGCTTCGTGGTCGAAGGCGAAGGCGTGTGGACGGTGGTGAACGGCGATCCGGTGCGGATGAGCCGCGGCGATCTGCTGCTGACGCCGGGCTGGCATTTCCACGGCCATCACAATGACACCGACAAGCCGATGGCGTGGATCGACGGGCTCGACATCCCGTTCTCCTATCAGAACGACGTTGGCTTCTTCGAGTTCGGCTCCGACCGTGTCACCGACTACGCCACGCCGCGTTTCTCGCGTGGCGAGCGGTTGTGGGCGCATCCGGGGCTGAGGCCGCTGTCGGAGCTGAAGGACACGGTGAGTTCGCCGCTCGGCGCCTATCGGTGGGAGTTCACCGACCGGGCCCTGACGGAACAGCTCCTGCTCGAGGACGAAGGCCAGCCGGCGACGGTCGAGCAAGGCCATGCGGCGGTGCGCTACGTCAACCCGACCACCGGCGGGGACGTGATGCCGACGATCCGCGCGGAGTTTCATCGCCTGCGGGCGGGAGCCTCCACCCCGCCGCGCCGCGAGGTCGGATCGTCGGTGTTCCAGGTCTTCGAGGGCAAGGGATCCGTGCTGCTCAACCGGACCGAGACCAAGCTCGACAAGGGCGATCTTTTCGTAGTCCCGTCCTGGGTCGCGTGGTCGCTTCAGGCCGAGACGCAGTTCGACCTGTTCCGCTTTTCCGACGCGCCGGTGATGGAGCGGCTCGGCTTCGCGCGGACGCAGGTCGAGGAGGCGGCGCGCTAG